The stretch of DNA GTTCCGGTTCGCCCGCCGTGCCGGAGGCTTTCATCGTCATACCACAACTCACGCGCGCAAGCCGGATAAACGACGGGCCTACCCGGTTCGGGAACCGCTTAAGGACAGCCCCGTCGTAGAGGCAGGTATGTTCTCGTCGCTCCGATGGCTGGCGCTCGAAGTGAAATATCTCGACCCGGCGCTGTCGTTTTACCGCGAGCACCTCGACCTCTCAGTGAGGCGTGAACGCGAGTCAGAAGCGGCTCTCGCCGTCGGAAAGACAGACCTTATTCTCCGAGCGCCGAGTTCCGTGCCCCGCGGCGGCCTGCACACGCACTACGCGTTCTCGACGCCAGCAGGCGAGTACGACGACTGGTGGAACACCCTCTCCCAACAGTTCGACCTCACTGAGTTCAAGTTTGGCTCGGCAAAGTCGCTCTACTTCTACGACCTCGAAGGCAACTGCGTCGAGATTGGCCAATCAACCGACGAAGGCACGGGAATCACGGGAATTTTCGAAATCGTCCTCGAAGTCGAAGACTTAGATCGGGCAGTGTCGTTTTACACCGACCTCGGCCTCTCCGTTCGCGACCGCGGCGACAACCGACGACGGGTACGCCTCGACGCAGGCCCTTTCGACATCGAACTCTGGGAACCACAACTTGGGCTTGCAGACGCCCGCGGCGGCGTCCATGTAGACATCGGCGTGACGGCCACAGCTGCGACGACAAAGGTAGACTCCATCACAGAAAAAGCGCTCTCGGTAGAAGAAACAGACACCGGCTATCGCATCCGCGACCCGGACGGCCACTACCTGACGATTGAGTGAGCCTCAGAGCCGTTCGGTGTTGATACCAACACCGGGTGGCGTGACGACGAGGAACTCTCGAAAGTGCATGAGTTCGCCCTCTAAATCCCGGATGTCGCGGGCGAACCCGGCAGCGAGGCTGTTCAGGTCGCCTTCGATGGCGAGAAACAGCGTTTTGCCCTCTTTGACAGCATCTACCCACTCGTCCGGTGGCGTCTGCCCGTTTAACACGCCGAGTACAATCTCGCCGCTTCCCTGCCCTTCTTCTTCGAGTTCACTCTCTGCGGCTCGTAAATCGAGGTCGAAATCGCCCATATTGTAGGCTCGAAGGCGGGCGAGAAAAATATACTGTCGGTTGGCTGCGAGGCTGGTCGCACACGACGACGCGCAAAAAATGTCCTCCCGACGGTCGCTGTTTAGTCGTTGCGGTACTCTTTGCGGTAGCCGCGGAACTCCGTGCGGTGGGCCTCTTCGTCCGCGAGGATAGTGACGGCGAGGTCTTCGGTCACCGGGTCGTCCGCTTCATTTGCGGCCGTGATGAGCTCTCGGTAGGTGTCGATAGCGTCGTTTTCTGCTTCGAGCACACCCTCGATGACCGAGAGCACGTCCGTCGAGTCTTCGGGTGGCTGGAGGTTCTGCTGGCGCGCTTCGAACTCGTAGGAACTCGGCGGTCGCTCGTCGAGTTGCTTCAAGCGCTCTCCGAGCAGGCGCGCGTGGGAGAGTTCCTCTTCTATGTCTACGTCGAGACTTTCTTTGATTTCTGCGGCGCGAACCCCATCGAGGATGATGGCGTTCGTGAGGTAGTTCATGACCGTTTCAATCTCATCGGAATATGCGCGACGGAGGAGGCGAGTTACTTCTTCAGACATCACCTGAGACAACGTGCGCGTGCCTCATATTCTCTCGGGCCACATGGGAAATTGCTCATTCTACCGTGGGCATACACCCACTCTGTGACCGACCATCCGTCCAGTCGGCACCCGCCCAGAGCGCGCGCACCATTTATTCCGCGAATTAGAATGGAAAAGTTACTTTTTCATGATTATTTAGCGGGGGCGTTGACGCGATAGCATACCACAGTGTATAAGGATGTTTTGAGCATATTGAGGTGTCGCAGTCGTGCGGTTTTCAAATTTCGCCGGTTTTTCTCGGAGCTGTCAGCGTGAAAGGATGACCGGTTCGAGCGACACTGTTATATATGCGTTAGATAGTTGGTTGCGATACAATGTCTCACCGACATACCGAGGAAACGTCGTCTCAGACGGCGGGTCGAGTTCTTCGAGGGCACGCTAACTAACACCACTGCCCCCGAGATTGACACGGTACGGATTTTCGACACCACGCTCCGCGATGGGGAGCAGACACCACGCACGTCGTTCTCGTATGAAGACAAACGCGAGATAGCGGCGGCGTTGGACGACATGGGAACCCACGTCATCGAGGCTGGCTTCCCGGTCAACTCGGACGCCGAGTTCGAGGCCGTCCGCGACATCGCAGAGAGCACGCACACCACGACGTGTGGACTGGCGAGGGTCGTCGACAAAGATATCGAGGCTGCACTGGACGCGGGCGTGGAGATGATTCACGTCTTCGCGAGCACCAGTGACATTCAGCTCGAAGACTCCATGCACGCCACTCGCGCGGAGGCAAAACAGCGCTCCGTCGAAGCAGTCAGGCGCGCAAAGGAGGCAGGCGTCACGGTGATGTACTCACCGATGGACGCGACGCGAACGAACCACGACTTCCTCATCGATGTCGTGGAAGCCGTGAGCGACGCGGGAACCGACTGGATTAACATCCCCGACACCTGCGGGGTGGCGACGCCCACGCGGATGGCCAAACTGGTCTCCGACGTGGTCGCACACACGGACGCCTACGTGGACGTCCACGCCCACGACGACTTCGGGCTGGCGACGGCGAACGCCATCGCCGGGTTCGAAGCCGGGGCTCACCAGGCACAGGTGTCAGTAAACGGCATCGGCGAACGCGCCGGGAACGCCGCTTACGAAGAGGTCGTGATGGCCGCAGAGAGTCTGTTCGGCGTCGATACCGGCATCGACACCACGCAGATAATGAAAATCGCGAAAATCGTCGAGGAGTGCAGCGACGTGCCGATTCCGGCGAACAAACCCGTCGTGGGCAAGAACGCCTTCGCCCACGAGAGCGGAATTCACGCCGCGGGCGTCATCGAGAACGCCTCCACGTTCGAGCCGGGCGTCATGACGCCAGAGATGGTCGGTGCAACCCGTGAACTGGTCATGGGCAAGCACACGGGCACTCACTCCGTGAGAAAGCGCCTGCAGGACGAAGGGTTCGACCCAACCGAAGAGCAGGTGCGCGCAGTGACGCGGAAGGTAAAGGACTTCGGCGCGGACAAACAGCAGGTCACCGACGACGTGCTCGCGCGCTTTGCCAAAGAGGTCGGCGTCAAAGAGAAGTCGGAGGTCAAAGCCTGAATTATGACTTCCGGCGTTTTTGCTCGTGACGAGCCTTGCGTGAACGATGCTCGAATGAGCAAGGTTTGCACGACGCACAACAGTTATAATGGGCGCGTCACATACCCGTCTACTAATGCAGACACTCGCCGCTCACACGCAGTCGCAGGCGACGAGCGGTGCTGCGGCTCAGCTCATTATTGTAGGGGTCTAGCTCCCCTACCTACCCCCATCTCCACCGATTTTTGCACTGACCTCAAAGCCACAGCACTTGCGCAAGCACACCCTGCGACCACGACCAAACCGATGACCAACCGACCCACACCAACGGAGGCCCGAACATGAGCGAACGGGCGACCTCCACCTACCCAGATTCGACCGAGGAATCGACCGACGAGAAACCCACACGCCGCCCCGTGACCAACGGCGCACAGTCCGTCGTTCGCGCGCTCGAAAACGCGGGCGTCAAACACCTGTTCGGCGTCCAAGGCGGGGCAATCATGCCCGTCTACGACGCGCTCTACGATTCAGAGATGACGCACGTCACGATGGCCCACGAGCAGTCTGCATCCCACGCCGCAGACGCCTACGGCATCGTGTCTGGTTCACCGGGTGTGTGTCTCGCCACTTCTGGACCGGGCGCGACGAACCTCGTGACCGGCATCGCAGACGCGAACATGGACTCAGATCCCATGATTGCGCTGACGGGACAGGTTCCGTCGGACATGGTCGGTTCTGATGCGTTCCAAGAAACCGACACCACGGGCGTTACCGCACCAATCACCAAGGCGAACTACTTCGCCTCTGACACGGACACCGTCGGCGACGTGGTGGGCGAAGCGTTCGCCATGGCCGCGAGTGGCCGACAAGGGCCGACGCTCGTCGACCTGCCAAAGGACATCACCAATGCGCCGACCGACCGCGAGCCGGGGCCGGGGCGCACGCCATCGACCTACAACCCGCGGACAGATCCCGACCCCGAAGAGGTGTCTGCGGCCGCGAGCGCACTCGCGGGCGCGAAAAAGCCCGTCATCCTCGCCGGTGGCGGCGTCATCAAGGCAAACGCGACCGAGCAACTGAGCGAGTTCGCAATCGAACACGAAATCCCCGTCGTCACGACGATGCCTGCCGTTGGCGCGTTCCCCGAAGACCACCCACTCTCGATGGAGATGGCTGGCATGCACGGGACGGGCTACGCGAACATGGCCATCACGCACTGTGACGTGATGCTGGCCGTTGGCACGCGATTTGACGACCGGCTGACCGGTGGTATCGACACGTTCGCCCCGGAAGCCGAAATCATCCACATCGACATCGACCCGGCAGAGGTTTCGAAGAACATCTACGCCGACTATCCGGTCATCGGGGATGCGGGAACGGCGCTCACGCGCCTGTACGACGCGATGGCGAACGAGCCGGATGCAGACGACTGGCGCGAACAGTGCCAGACGTGGAAAGACGAATACCCGATGGACTACCAGACGCCCGAAGACGAACCGCTCAAACCGCAGTTCGTCGTCGAGGCGTTCGACGCCGTGACTGACGACGACACCATCATCACCACGGGCGTTGGCCAACACCAGATGTGGGCCGTCCAGTACTGGACGTTCAAACAGCCACGGACGTGGGTGTCTTCCCACGGTCTCGGAACGATGGGCTACGGCCTGCCCGCCGCCATCGGCGCGCGACTGGCCGCCCGCGACGACCAGACCATCATCAGCTTCGAAGGAGACGGGTCGTTCCTGATGACCCTCCAGGAGCTGTCGGTGGCCGTCCGTGACCACATGGACATCACCGTCGCCGTCCTCAACAACAAGTACATCGGCATGGTTCGCCAGTGGCAGGACGCCTTCTTCGAAGGCCGCCACTCGGCGTCCGAGTACGGCTGGTGCCCCGAGTTCGACAAGCTCGCAGAAGCCTTCGGCGCGAAGGGCTTCCGCGTCGATGAGTACGACGAGGTCGCAGACACCATCGAGGCCGCGCTGGCCTACGACGGCCCGTCGGTCATCGACTTCCACATCGACCCCGCTGCGAACGTCTATCCGATGGTCGCAAGCGGCGCAGCAAACGGCCGGTTCGCGCTCTCGGAGGACCAACTATGACGCAAGGACTGCAAGGCCCCCGCCCAGAGGAGCGTCCCCACCCAGAGGGACGACGCAACGCACAGGGCGAACGTATCGACCCGGTTCAAGAAGCAAAACAGGAGACCCGACAGGCCACCGTTTCAGCGCTCGTCAAACACGAACCGGGCGTGCTGTCGCTCGTTTCCGGGCTGTTCAGCCGCCGCCAGTTCAACATTGAGAGTTTGACCGTTGGGCCGACGACGGTTGACGGCCACGCGCGCATCACGCTGGTTGTCGAGGAAACTGACGCGGGTATCGACCAAATCAAAAAACAGCTGGCGAAGTTGAAACCCTCCATCGCGGTTGGCGAACTCGGCACGGACGCCGTTCGCGCGGAACTGGTCTTGCTCAAGGTGCAGGGCCACGAGCCGGACAAGGTTCACGCCATCACGCAGATGTACGAGGGGCAGACGCTCGACGCCGGGCCGCGAACCATCACGGTGCAAATCACGGGTGACCAGCGGAAAATCGACGACGCCGTCGATGCGTTCCGCCAGTTCGGCATCATCGAAATCGCCCGGACGGGCCAGACCGCACTCGCGCGCGGCGACACGCCGACGACGCCGGGTGAATCACCCGCTGCGTCAGCAGAGAGTACCGCTTCAGAAACGCAAAACAGTTCCAATACACAGCAATGACAGACGAATTTACCACAACCGTATATTACGACGACGACGCAGACGACGCACAGCTCGCAAACAAGACGGTAGCCGTCCTCGGCTACGGCAGTCAGGGCCACGCCCACGCACAGAACCTCGCAGACAGCGGCGTTGACGTGGTCGTTGGCCTCCGCGAGGAGTCCGCATCTCGACAGGCCGCAGAGGCAGATGGACTGCGCGTGCGAAATCCAGTGCAGGCCGCAAAAGAGGCAGACATCGTCTCCGTGCTCGTCCCGGACACCGTCCAGCCAGCCGTCTACGAACAAATCAAAGACGAACTCGAACCGGGTAACACGCTCCAGTTCGCCCACGGGTTCAACATCCACTACAGCCAAATCGAGCCAAGCGAAGGCATCGATGTGACGCTCGTCGCGCCGAAGAGTCCGGGCCACCTCGTCCGCCGCAACTACGAGGCCGGACAGGGCACGCCGGGACTCGTCGCTGTCCACCAGGACAGCACGGGCGAGGCAAAAGAAGAGGCACTCGCCTACGCCAAGGCAATCGGCTGTACGCGCGCCGGGGTCATTGAGACCACCTTCCGCGAGGAGACAGAAACCGACCTGTTCGGC from Haladaptatus sp. ZSTT2 encodes:
- a CDS encoding VOC family protein; translated protein: MFSSLRWLALEVKYLDPALSFYREHLDLSVRRERESEAALAVGKTDLILRAPSSVPRGGLHTHYAFSTPAGEYDDWWNTLSQQFDLTEFKFGSAKSLYFYDLEGNCVEIGQSTDEGTGITGIFEIVLEVEDLDRAVSFYTDLGLSVRDRGDNRRRVRLDAGPFDIELWEPQLGLADARGGVHVDIGVTATAATTKVDSITEKALSVEETDTGYRIRDPDGHYLTIE
- the ilvB gene encoding biosynthetic-type acetolactate synthase large subunit; translation: MSERATSTYPDSTEESTDEKPTRRPVTNGAQSVVRALENAGVKHLFGVQGGAIMPVYDALYDSEMTHVTMAHEQSASHAADAYGIVSGSPGVCLATSGPGATNLVTGIADANMDSDPMIALTGQVPSDMVGSDAFQETDTTGVTAPITKANYFASDTDTVGDVVGEAFAMAASGRQGPTLVDLPKDITNAPTDREPGPGRTPSTYNPRTDPDPEEVSAAASALAGAKKPVILAGGGVIKANATEQLSEFAIEHEIPVVTTMPAVGAFPEDHPLSMEMAGMHGTGYANMAITHCDVMLAVGTRFDDRLTGGIDTFAPEAEIIHIDIDPAEVSKNIYADYPVIGDAGTALTRLYDAMANEPDADDWREQCQTWKDEYPMDYQTPEDEPLKPQFVVEAFDAVTDDDTIITTGVGQHQMWAVQYWTFKQPRTWVSSHGLGTMGYGLPAAIGARLAARDDQTIISFEGDGSFLMTLQELSVAVRDHMDITVAVLNNKYIGMVRQWQDAFFEGRHSASEYGWCPEFDKLAEAFGAKGFRVDEYDEVADTIEAALAYDGPSVIDFHIDPAANVYPMVASGAANGRFALSEDQL
- the ilvN gene encoding acetolactate synthase small subunit; the encoded protein is MTQGLQGPRPEERPHPEGRRNAQGERIDPVQEAKQETRQATVSALVKHEPGVLSLVSGLFSRRQFNIESLTVGPTTVDGHARITLVVEETDAGIDQIKKQLAKLKPSIAVGELGTDAVRAELVLLKVQGHEPDKVHAITQMYEGQTLDAGPRTITVQITGDQRKIDDAVDAFRQFGIIEIARTGQTALARGDTPTTPGESPAASAESTASETQNSSNTQQ
- a CDS encoding LeuA family protein, coding for MQCLTDIPRKRRLRRRVEFFEGTLTNTTAPEIDTVRIFDTTLRDGEQTPRTSFSYEDKREIAAALDDMGTHVIEAGFPVNSDAEFEAVRDIAESTHTTTCGLARVVDKDIEAALDAGVEMIHVFASTSDIQLEDSMHATRAEAKQRSVEAVRRAKEAGVTVMYSPMDATRTNHDFLIDVVEAVSDAGTDWINIPDTCGVATPTRMAKLVSDVVAHTDAYVDVHAHDDFGLATANAIAGFEAGAHQAQVSVNGIGERAGNAAYEEVVMAAESLFGVDTGIDTTQIMKIAKIVEECSDVPIPANKPVVGKNAFAHESGIHAAGVIENASTFEPGVMTPEMVGATRELVMGKHTGTHSVRKRLQDEGFDPTEEQVRAVTRKVKDFGADKQQVTDDVLARFAKEVGVKEKSEVKA
- a CDS encoding DUF5779 family protein; amino-acid sequence: MGDFDLDLRAAESELEEEGQGSGEIVLGVLNGQTPPDEWVDAVKEGKTLFLAIEGDLNSLAAGFARDIRDLEGELMHFREFLVVTPPGVGINTERL
- the ilvC gene encoding ketol-acid reductoisomerase is translated as MTDEFTTTVYYDDDADDAQLANKTVAVLGYGSQGHAHAQNLADSGVDVVVGLREESASRQAAEADGLRVRNPVQAAKEADIVSVLVPDTVQPAVYEQIKDELEPGNTLQFAHGFNIHYSQIEPSEGIDVTLVAPKSPGHLVRRNYEAGQGTPGLVAVHQDSTGEAKEEALAYAKAIGCTRAGVIETTFREETETDLFGEQAVLCGGVTSLVKQGYETLVDAGYSPEMAYFECLNELKLIVDLMYEDGLGGMWDSVSDTAEFGGLTRGDEIVDEHARERMEDVLERVQNGTFAREWIVENQAGRPSYNQLRDAEKNHEIEHVGARLRDLFAWSGEEQEDTSEKKRVKTDA
- a CDS encoding ferritin-like domain-containing protein, with the protein product MSEEVTRLLRRAYSDEIETVMNYLTNAIILDGVRAAEIKESLDVDIEEELSHARLLGERLKQLDERPPSSYEFEARQQNLQPPEDSTDVLSVIEGVLEAENDAIDTYRELITAANEADDPVTEDLAVTILADEEAHRTEFRGYRKEYRND